AGTCCGAAGTGTTCCTCCAGGAGCCCCTTGAGTCGCTTTTCCTTGCGGTTCAGGAGCATTCGCCGTCCTCCGGGTACGGATCCGCGTCTCCGGGGGGTTCGGACAGTTTCAAGCGGTCGAGGCGGAACGTCCGCTCTTCTCCCGACAGGTGGCAGTAGGCGACGAGGTATTCCTGGCCGTAGCGGCGGGAGAACCGACGCGGCACGATTTTCCGGGGCCGGTGACCGACCGTGGAACGATAGTAGATCATGATTTCCCTGCCGGCGGCGATGGCCTCGCGCCAGAAGGAGGGGATGACCGGAGCCACGCCCACCGTCCGCGCGTAAACCCCGTCCAGGGAGTCGAGGTCGGCTTCGGTGCGGACCCCAAGGTCGGCCCACATGCGTTCGGCCACGGCCCGCAGAATAAGGACGTCGGTGAGGGCCTGATGCGGCTCGGGCGCGCTCACCCGGTAGTAGCGCGCCAGCTCGCGCAAGGCGTTGCCGGGATAGGATCCGTAGCGACGGGCGATCCGGAGGGTGTCGACCACCCGCAGCTCCACGGGCTTCATCCCCGCCTGCACCATCCCCTGATCGAGAAAGGCCAGGTCGAAGGGGGCGTTATGAATAACGACCCGGCCTCTTTTCAGGAGTTCCAGCAATCCGGGGAGAATGTCGGAAAACGAAGGCTTGCCCGCCACCAGCTCGTCGGTGATCCCGTGAATGGGCACGACTTCGGGGGGGATGGGGCGCCCCGGGTTCACCAGCTCGTCCAGCTGTTCCAGCAGCCGCTCCCCCTCGGTTCTGATCACCGCGGCCTGGACGACCCGGTCTCCTTCCCAGGGATCGTGGCCGGTGGTTTCGGTATCGAAATAACAGAACGATATCCGCCCCAACTCCGTATCCATATCGTGCTCTCCCCCGGCGCCGGGCGCCGCGCTTATCGTGGTTATTGTATCCGCATCCCCGGTTCCCCGCCACCCGGAACCGGGCTCATCTCCCGAGAAAACGGATTGACGGGTCCGCGGAACGAGCGAGAAAATACGCTATCGGGGCGGAGGGAATTCTATGGATACCATGCGCGAAATCGCCCGGGTTCTGGCCGAACTGGACGACGAAGAATTGATAACCGCTTTTCTCCGGGATATCCTCACCCCCAAGGAGCGTCACGACATTTCGGCCCGATGGGAGCTGGTGAAACGGCTGTTTCTCGGGGACAGCCAGCGGAAGATCGCCGCCGACCTGGGGCTGAGCCTCTGTAAAATCACCCGGGGTTCCCGGGAATTGAAGAAGGAACGATCGGCTTTCCGCGCCATAATCGCTCGTTATCTGAACCGGCCGAAGGGGCCGGCCGAGGGGGACGAACGCCGGTGATCCCTGGCTATCGCCACAGGCGTGTGCTATAATGAACCATGTTCGGATTGTTGCTCTCGATAACGGTGGCGGCGGCGGCCGGACCGCTCGGCGGCGGAACCGGGCCGGATGATCCGATGGCCGTCCCCACCGCCGCAGATTCTCCGGGAACGATCCGGGTCCGGCCGGGAGAAACCTTCGTGATCAAGCTGGATTCGAATATCACCACCGGTTTCCAGTGGTCGATGCCGGAGCCGCCCGACCCCGGCGTGGTGGATTTCCTGGAAAAAGACTACATCCCTTCGGATACGGGGAAGCGGGCCGGCGGCGGAGGCCGAGAGGAGTGGAAATTCAGGGCGGCCGGCACGGGGGAAACGACCATCGATCTGATCTACTCGCGGAGCTGGGAACTCGGTGTCCCCCCGGCCCGGACCGCGGCGTACCGCGTTGTCGTCTCCGGAACGGACGGCGGCCCGGAGGAGCGGCAACCGTGAAGTGCTCGGCCGTCGCGATACTGGCGGGGGCCGCGCTCCTGCCGGCGGCGGACGCAGCCGTCAGGACCGGGTTCGGTCACGACCCCTCCGGGGAAAGCTGGTCGGAACCGGTGGCGTCGTATTCGGGGATCCTGGCGGAACCCGGCATCGCCGATATCTGGGAGCTGGATCCCGTCAAACCGGTGGTGCGGTTGACCTGGTGGGGTACGTTCCTGAACTACTCCCCCTCCCAGCCCACGGCGGATGCTCCGCCGGCTAACTTCGAAGGCGATTTCGACGTCATCTTCTGCACCGCGACCGAGATCG
Above is a genomic segment from bacterium containing:
- a CDS encoding protease inhibitor I42 family protein, with amino-acid sequence MFGLLLSITVAAAAGPLGGGTGPDDPMAVPTAADSPGTIRVRPGETFVIKLDSNITTGFQWSMPEPPDPGVVDFLEKDYIPSDTGKRAGGGGREEWKFRAAGTGETTIDLIYSRSWELGVPPARTAAYRVVVSGTDGGPEERQP
- a CDS encoding Trp family transcriptional regulator, whose amino-acid sequence is MDTMREIARVLAELDDEELITAFLRDILTPKERHDISARWELVKRLFLGDSQRKIAADLGLSLCKITRGSRELKKERSAFRAIIARYLNRPKGPAEGDERR
- a CDS encoding exonuclease domain-containing protein yields the protein MDTELGRISFCYFDTETTGHDPWEGDRVVQAAVIRTEGERLLEQLDELVNPGRPIPPEVVPIHGITDELVAGKPSFSDILPGLLELLKRGRVVIHNAPFDLAFLDQGMVQAGMKPVELRVVDTLRIARRYGSYPGNALRELARYYRVSAPEPHQALTDVLILRAVAERMWADLGVRTEADLDSLDGVYARTVGVAPVIPSFWREAIAAGREIMIYYRSTVGHRPRKIVPRRFSRRYGQEYLVAYCHLSGEERTFRLDRLKLSEPPGDADPYPEDGECS